A genome region from Bradyrhizobium commune includes the following:
- a CDS encoding caspase family protein: MRRLVAPLLMVLLVCCAGRPALADKRLAFVVGNSNYQNVVALANPANDAGAIADLFRKAAFDVVESRRDLNNTDMRRALRDFTEKTRDADIAVIYYAGHGMEVDGTNYLIPVDAVLERDTDAYDEAIALDRILQAIEPAKQLRLVILDACRDNPFVKSMKRTVASRSLGRGLAGVEPSRPNTLIAFAAKGGSTAQDGDTRNSPFTTALLKYLATPGLELGKAFRLVRDDVMNATGNKQEPFVYGSLGGNDVVLVPAVAPAPVPVANADIRADYELAERVSTREAWDSFIAAHPNGFYADLARAQRNKLERGRPPVPVADVEVKPASPPVVEQAKPAEVAVASRAPAETTQERSLPPDLPRLLQAELKRVGCKTGDVGGDWDASARRALAAFNDNAGTKFDIKLASLDALDSVRAKAGRVCPLECDRGFRAAGDACVKIVCDEGYVLGAKNSCEKRPERKATTTPRRGTGGGGRHCFVYGGNSFCE; encoded by the coding sequence ATGCGCCGGCTGGTCGCTCCTCTGCTGATGGTCTTGCTGGTTTGCTGCGCCGGCCGCCCAGCGTTGGCCGACAAGCGCCTCGCTTTCGTGGTCGGCAATTCCAACTACCAGAATGTCGTTGCGCTGGCCAATCCGGCCAACGACGCCGGCGCCATCGCGGACCTGTTCAGGAAAGCCGCCTTCGACGTCGTGGAGAGCCGGCGCGACCTGAATAACACCGACATGCGGCGCGCGCTGCGCGACTTCACCGAAAAAACCCGCGATGCCGACATCGCTGTGATCTATTATGCCGGCCACGGCATGGAGGTCGACGGGACCAATTATCTCATTCCGGTCGATGCCGTGCTGGAGCGCGACACCGACGCCTATGACGAGGCGATCGCGCTCGACCGGATCCTGCAGGCGATCGAGCCGGCCAAGCAGTTGCGTCTCGTGATTCTCGATGCCTGCCGTGACAATCCCTTCGTCAAGAGCATGAAGCGGACGGTGGCCTCGCGCTCGCTTGGCCGCGGTCTTGCGGGTGTCGAGCCGTCGCGGCCGAACACCCTCATCGCGTTCGCGGCCAAGGGCGGATCGACCGCCCAGGATGGCGACACCAGGAACAGCCCCTTCACGACCGCGCTGCTGAAATATCTCGCGACGCCCGGCCTCGAGCTCGGCAAGGCGTTCCGGCTGGTTCGCGATGACGTGATGAATGCGACCGGCAACAAGCAGGAGCCGTTCGTCTATGGCTCGCTCGGTGGCAATGACGTCGTGCTGGTGCCGGCGGTGGCGCCGGCACCAGTGCCGGTGGCCAACGCCGATATCCGCGCCGACTACGAGCTTGCCGAGCGCGTCAGCACACGGGAAGCCTGGGATTCCTTCATCGCGGCCCATCCCAACGGCTTCTATGCCGATCTCGCCAGGGCCCAGCGCAACAAGCTGGAGCGGGGCAGGCCGCCGGTCCCGGTGGCGGACGTCGAGGTCAAGCCGGCGTCGCCCCCTGTGGTCGAGCAGGCCAAGCCGGCGGAGGTCGCGGTCGCATCCCGCGCCCCGGCCGAAACCACGCAGGAGCGGTCGCTGCCGCCGGACCTTCCACGGCTGCTTCAGGCCGAGCTGAAGCGCGTCGGCTGCAAGACGGGTGACGTCGGCGGCGACTGGGACGCATCGGCGCGGCGGGCGCTTGCCGCGTTCAATGACAATGCCGGCACCAAATTCGACATCAAGCTCGCAAGTCTCGATGCGCTGGACAGCGTGCGCGCCAAAGCCGGGCGCGTCTGTCCGCTCGAATGTGACCGCGGCTTCCGCGCTGCCGGGGATGCTTGCGTCAAGATCGTCTGCGACGAAGGCTATGTGCTCGGCGCCAAGAACAGTTGCGAGAAGCGTCCCGAACGCAAGGCGACAACCACCCCACGGCGCGGCACTGGAGGCGGCGGCCGCCATTGCTTCGTCTATGGCGGCAACTCTTTCTGCGAATAG
- a CDS encoding GNAT family N-acetyltransferase has translation MSIEIDILNGDASWPIAEPLHQAVWGPDMVADKPWAHVKWANADLRVLIETPEDGLVCHVGIYFRTIAWNGQKVHVGGIGGVCTREDRRGRGYATMAIDAAIHTMRANEAVKFALLVCEPHNVAFYAARSWLPFTGEVYCDQPEGRIRFTAMAPYVFNIVRAPTLGTIDLCGLPW, from the coding sequence ATGAGCATCGAGATCGACATTCTGAACGGCGACGCCTCCTGGCCGATCGCGGAGCCGCTACATCAGGCGGTCTGGGGCCCTGACATGGTCGCGGATAAGCCGTGGGCTCACGTCAAATGGGCCAACGCCGATCTGCGCGTGCTGATCGAGACGCCCGAGGACGGATTGGTCTGCCATGTCGGCATCTATTTTCGCACCATTGCCTGGAATGGACAGAAAGTGCATGTCGGCGGCATCGGCGGCGTCTGCACGCGCGAGGATCGCCGCGGCCGCGGCTACGCCACCATGGCGATCGACGCCGCGATACACACCATGCGCGCCAACGAGGCCGTGAAATTCGCGCTCCTGGTCTGCGAGCCGCACAATGTCGCATTCTACGCGGCCCGCAGCTGGCTGCCCTTCACCGGCGAGGTCTATTGCGATCAGCCGGAGGGACGAATCCGCTTCACCGCCATGGCGCCCTATGTCTTCAACATCGTCCGCGCGCCGACGCTCGGCACCATCGACCTGTGCGGCCTGCCCTGGTGA
- a CDS encoding DUF2147 domain-containing protein, with translation MLRRFAVLAFLMAVLLGAPAAHAQSAEASGTWLTQAGDARVKISKCGGGICGVIVWLREPMDTATGQPATDSKNPNPALARRPMIGLPLFSGMQPAGPNKWSGQIYNADDGSMYASSITVTGADSLRIEGCVGALCGGESWTRAGR, from the coding sequence ATGCTCCGCAGATTTGCCGTTCTCGCCTTCCTCATGGCCGTGCTGCTTGGCGCGCCTGCCGCTCATGCGCAGAGCGCCGAGGCCAGCGGCACCTGGCTGACCCAGGCCGGCGATGCACGCGTAAAAATCAGCAAATGCGGCGGCGGCATCTGCGGCGTCATCGTCTGGCTGCGCGAGCCCATGGACACCGCGACCGGCCAGCCCGCCACCGACAGCAAGAATCCCAATCCCGCGCTCGCCAGGCGCCCGATGATCGGATTGCCGCTGTTCTCCGGCATGCAGCCGGCGGGGCCGAACAAATGGTCGGGCCAGATCTACAACGCCGACGACGGCAGCATGTATGCGAGCAGCATCACTGTCACGGGCGCGGATTCCCTGCGGATCGAAGGCTGCGTCGGTGCGCTCTGCGGCGGCGAGAGCTGGACGCGCGCAGGGCGCTGA
- a CDS encoding DUF3095 domain-containing protein — protein sequence MTAASFYGSIPVFRGFTSLMEPRLYSPLPDDWSIGVADIVDSTKAIAAQRYKAVNMAGAAVIAAVTNALEGREFPFVFGGDGASFAVAPDDLESAREALAATATWVREDLDLKMRVALVPVSAIRAQGLDVRVARFGPSANLSYAMFSGGGLAFADAAMKRGEFAVTEAPAGTQPDLSGLSCRFEVMPASRGLILSVLVMPARGADPLEFRKVIEDIIHLVERSPEGGRPVPPQGPPLTWPPKGLDYEARATRGGPLFKRRAGVLAYTLFAYLIMRFDIKVGGFAPKLYKQQVVENSDFRKYDDGLRMILDCTPQLERALTDRLAAAARDGIVRYGLYPQDAAMMTCFTPSALRSDHVHFIDGARGGYASAATALKAMMA from the coding sequence ATGACCGCCGCTTCCTTCTACGGCAGCATTCCCGTCTTCCGCGGCTTCACCAGCCTGATGGAGCCCAGGCTCTATTCGCCGCTACCCGATGATTGGAGCATCGGGGTCGCCGACATCGTCGATTCCACCAAGGCGATCGCGGCGCAGCGTTACAAGGCGGTCAACATGGCCGGTGCCGCCGTGATCGCCGCGGTGACCAATGCGCTGGAGGGACGCGAATTTCCCTTCGTGTTCGGCGGCGACGGCGCGAGCTTTGCGGTTGCGCCTGATGATCTCGAATCGGCCCGCGAGGCGCTGGCCGCGACCGCGACCTGGGTGCGGGAGGATCTCGATCTGAAGATGCGCGTCGCCCTGGTGCCGGTGAGCGCCATCCGCGCGCAGGGCCTGGACGTGCGCGTCGCGCGCTTCGGTCCATCGGCCAATCTGTCCTATGCGATGTTTTCCGGCGGCGGGCTCGCCTTCGCCGACGCCGCAATGAAGCGCGGCGAGTTCGCGGTCACCGAGGCCCCCGCTGGCACGCAACCCGATCTCTCCGGCCTGTCCTGCCGCTTCGAGGTGATGCCGGCCTCACGCGGGTTGATCCTGTCGGTGCTGGTGATGCCGGCGCGCGGCGCCGACCCGCTGGAATTCCGCAAGGTGATCGAGGACATCATTCATCTGGTCGAGCGCAGCCCGGAGGGCGGCCGCCCGGTGCCGCCGCAGGGCCCGCCGCTGACATGGCCGCCGAAGGGGCTGGATTACGAGGCGCGGGCGACGCGCGGAGGGCCGTTGTTCAAGCGCCGCGCCGGCGTGCTGGCCTATACGCTGTTCGCCTATCTGATCATGCGCTTCGACATCAAGGTCGGCGGCTTTGCGCCAAAGCTCTACAAGCAGCAGGTGGTGGAAAATTCCGACTTCCGCAAATATGACGACGGCCTGCGCATGATCCTCGACTGCACGCCGCAGCTCGAGCGCGCCCTGACCGATCGGCTCGCGGCGGCCGCGCGCGACGGCATCGTGCGCTACGGCCTCTACCCGCAGGATGCCGCGATGATGACCTGCTTCACGCCCTCGGCGCTGCGCAGCGACCATGTCCACTTCATCGATGGCGCGCGGGGCGGCTATGCCTCTGCGGCAACCGCGCTGAAGGCGATGATGGCGTGA
- a CDS encoding SDR family NAD(P)-dependent oxidoreductase, whose product MHNVLVTGGSRGIGLAIGKRLAGAGYNVIAAARRESDELRAAIAVSEGRLHFRACDLAVIDAIPAYAKLVRDEFGPIYGLVNNAGLGTEGLLATMHNSEIEALVQLNVLSPIILTKYIARQMMADGAGRIVNISSIIATTGYNGLSVYGATKAAATGFTRSLAREVGKLGITVNAIAPGFIDTELTHSLSDESRKRIAGRSALRRLPETDDVARMVEYLLGEGGRNVTGTVFTIDAGNTA is encoded by the coding sequence ATGCATAATGTCCTCGTCACCGGCGGCAGTCGCGGCATTGGCCTTGCCATCGGCAAGCGCCTGGCCGGTGCGGGCTACAACGTGATCGCGGCCGCGCGCCGCGAGAGCGACGAACTCAGGGCCGCAATCGCCGTCTCCGAGGGCCGCCTGCATTTCCGCGCCTGCGACCTCGCGGTGATCGACGCGATCCCGGCCTACGCAAAGCTCGTGCGCGACGAGTTCGGTCCGATCTACGGCCTCGTCAACAATGCCGGCCTCGGCACCGAAGGCCTGCTTGCCACCATGCACAATTCCGAGATCGAGGCGCTGGTGCAGCTCAACGTGCTGTCGCCGATCATCCTCACCAAATATATCGCGCGCCAGATGATGGCGGATGGCGCCGGCCGCATCGTCAACATCTCATCGATCATCGCGACCACGGGCTATAACGGTCTCTCTGTCTACGGTGCGACCAAGGCGGCGGCGACCGGCTTCACCCGCTCGCTCGCGCGCGAGGTCGGCAAGCTCGGCATCACCGTGAACGCGATCGCGCCCGGCTTCATCGACACCGAGCTCACGCACAGTCTGTCCGACGAGAGCCGCAAGCGCATCGCCGGCCGCAGCGCGCTGCGCCGCCTGCCCGAGACGGACGACGTCGCGCGCATGGTGGAATACCTCCTCGGCGAAGGCGGGCGCAACGTCACCGGTACCGTGTTCACGATCGATGCGGGGAACACGGCGTAA
- a CDS encoding class I adenylate-forming enzyme family protein gives MSPREIFALRDHLGAELKGRTLSDAHDVVSLTDILSQTVLGGRLRELSGRAVLLKLSDQLRSGLAMIELDGIAHRMLLCPPDLNPAHLDALIADAGIDAVVTDEPDRWAGTGIALIVTAQLPPVPAAPAQTGRATEWLMLTSGTSGVPKIVGHTLEALTGAIVAEGPAKGPAPVWATFYDIRRYGGLQIFLRAILSGGSMVLSDPHEALADHVARLNARGVSHISGTPSHWRKLLMSGSAAQFGPRYVRLSGEIADQAVLDGLKAAFPNSSIGHAYASTEAGVGFAVNDGLEGFPANYLGNRNGVEMKVVDGSLRIRSTRTAHAYIGRNAAALTDGDGFVDTGDMVELRGDRYHFVGRRGGIINIGGLKVHPEEIEAAINRHPDVRMSRAKSRRSPITGGIVVADVILADGTDQARAKEIRDQILDQCRAQLASHKVPAVIRFVDALDVTPAGKLARTDA, from the coding sequence ATGTCCCCGCGTGAGATCTTTGCGCTTCGCGACCATCTCGGCGCGGAGCTGAAGGGCCGCACGCTGTCGGATGCGCACGATGTCGTGTCGCTGACCGACATCCTGTCGCAGACGGTCTTGGGTGGCCGCCTGCGTGAGCTGTCCGGCCGCGCCGTGTTGCTGAAGCTGTCGGACCAGCTCAGGTCTGGCCTTGCCATGATCGAGCTCGACGGCATCGCCCACCGCATGCTGCTGTGCCCGCCGGACCTCAATCCGGCGCATCTCGACGCACTGATCGCGGATGCCGGGATCGATGCCGTCGTCACTGACGAGCCCGATCGCTGGGCTGGCACCGGCATCGCGCTCATCGTCACCGCGCAATTGCCGCCCGTACCTGCTGCGCCCGCACAGACCGGGCGCGCTACCGAATGGCTGATGCTCACCTCGGGCACCTCGGGCGTGCCGAAGATCGTCGGCCATACGCTGGAGGCGCTGACCGGCGCGATCGTCGCCGAAGGCCCGGCGAAGGGGCCCGCGCCGGTGTGGGCGACGTTTTACGACATCCGCCGCTATGGCGGCCTGCAGATCTTTCTCCGCGCCATCCTCTCGGGCGGCTCGATGGTGCTGTCGGATCCGCACGAGGCGCTCGCCGATCACGTCGCGCGGCTGAACGCGCGCGGCGTCTCCCATATCTCCGGCACGCCCTCGCACTGGCGCAAGCTCCTGATGAGCGGCTCGGCCGCGCAGTTTGGCCCGCGTTATGTCCGCCTTTCCGGGGAGATCGCCGACCAGGCGGTGCTCGACGGCCTCAAGGCCGCATTCCCCAATTCTTCGATCGGCCACGCCTATGCCTCGACCGAGGCCGGCGTCGGCTTCGCCGTCAATGACGGGCTGGAAGGCTTTCCGGCCAACTATCTTGGCAATCGCAACGGCGTCGAGATGAAGGTCGTGGACGGCTCGCTGCGGATCCGCTCGACGCGCACCGCGCACGCCTATATCGGCCGCAACGCGGCCGCGCTCACCGATGGCGACGGCTTCGTCGACACCGGCGACATGGTCGAGCTGCGCGGCGATCGCTATCATTTCGTCGGCCGCCGCGGCGGCATCATCAATATCGGCGGGCTGAAGGTTCATCCCGAGGAGATCGAGGCGGCGATCAACCGCCATCCCGACGTGCGGATGTCGCGGGCGAAATCGCGCCGCAGTCCGATTACGGGCGGCATCGTCGTTGCCGATGTGATTCTCGCCGACGGCACTGATCAGGCGCGGGCGAAAGAGATCCGCGACCAGATCTTGGATCAGTGCCGGGCGCAGCTGGCCTCGCACAAGGTGCCGGCGGTGATCCGCTTCGTCGACGCGCTCGACGTCACCCCGGCCGGCAAGCTGGCGCGCACCGATGCATAA
- a CDS encoding acyl carrier protein has product MSVRSKVIEAIQQIAKEQHVALPALSDDLSLHETGFDSLAFAILVARLEDETGVDPFTISEDVAFPATVGDFVRAYENVPA; this is encoded by the coding sequence ATGTCGGTACGGTCCAAGGTCATCGAGGCGATCCAGCAGATCGCCAAGGAACAGCACGTCGCGCTTCCGGCACTCTCGGACGATCTGTCCCTGCACGAGACGGGCTTTGACTCGCTCGCCTTCGCCATCCTGGTCGCGCGCCTCGAGGACGAGACCGGCGTCGACCCCTTCACCATTTCCGAGGACGTAGCGTTCCCTGCCACGGTGGGCGATTTCGTGCGGGCCTACGAAAATGTCCCCGCGTGA
- a CDS encoding long-chain-acyl-CoA synthetase, whose amino-acid sequence MNGMTTGVIEQAKSARAPSASKIWLKAIELTARIETLPGRLFADVIDDWARRQPDRLALVTDDASLDYDGLSKRINRYARWARSVGVGKGDTVGLIMPNGIDYVAAWLGISRVGGVVALINTKLVGQSLAHCLDVAKPSQIIVAHNLAEMLDSASPHRKTETKVWIHGDARSERSIDVALAALDDGPLSSGEHGVVTVDDRALLIYTSGTTGLPKAASISHRRILNWGFWFAGLAGASPQDRLYDCLPLFHSVGGIVAPCSMLAAGGSVVIAERFSASNFWPDIVRHDCTLFQYIGELCRYLLKAPPSEYENRHRLRLACGNGLRGDIWEDFQGRFAIPRILEFYAATEGNFSLFNVEGQPGAIGRIPPLLAHRFPAGLVKLDPDSGAPLRNEEGYCVACARGEAGEAIGRIGTADQGGGRFEGYTDAGETEKKILRDVFAKGDAWFRTGDLMRLDDKGFFHFVDRIGDTFRWKGENVATSEVNDAVRDFTGIVDATTYGVSIPGADGRAGMSAIVVNEGFDTAALPAHLARRLPAYARPLFLRISHELDATETFKQKKGDLAQEGFDPNTIADPLFMLDPTSGAYVALDAGAYARIVDGTIRL is encoded by the coding sequence ATGAACGGCATGACCACCGGCGTCATCGAGCAAGCCAAATCCGCGCGCGCGCCTTCGGCGTCAAAGATCTGGCTGAAGGCGATCGAGCTGACCGCGCGGATCGAGACGTTGCCGGGCCGGCTGTTCGCCGACGTCATCGACGATTGGGCGCGGCGCCAGCCCGACCGCCTCGCGCTGGTGACCGACGACGCCAGCCTCGACTATGATGGCTTGTCGAAGCGCATCAATCGCTATGCCCGCTGGGCGCGCTCGGTCGGCGTGGGCAAGGGCGACACCGTCGGCCTGATCATGCCGAACGGCATCGATTATGTCGCGGCCTGGCTCGGCATCAGCCGCGTCGGCGGCGTGGTGGCGCTGATCAACACAAAACTCGTTGGACAATCGCTCGCGCATTGTCTCGATGTCGCAAAGCCCTCGCAGATCATCGTCGCGCATAATCTGGCAGAAATGCTGGACAGCGCTTCACCGCATCGGAAGACGGAGACGAAGGTCTGGATCCATGGCGATGCCCGCAGCGAGCGCTCGATCGATGTCGCGCTGGCCGCGCTCGATGATGGTCCGCTCTCGTCCGGAGAGCATGGCGTCGTCACCGTCGATGACCGTGCGCTGCTGATCTACACGTCCGGCACGACAGGCCTGCCGAAGGCCGCCAGCATCAGCCATCGCCGCATCCTCAACTGGGGTTTTTGGTTCGCCGGCCTCGCCGGCGCTTCGCCGCAGGACCGGCTCTATGACTGCCTGCCGCTGTTCCATTCGGTCGGCGGCATCGTTGCGCCCTGTAGCATGCTCGCCGCCGGCGGCTCGGTGGTGATTGCGGAAAGATTCTCGGCCTCGAATTTCTGGCCCGACATCGTGCGGCACGACTGCACGCTGTTTCAATATATCGGCGAGCTCTGCCGCTATCTGCTGAAAGCACCGCCGTCGGAATACGAGAACCGTCATCGCCTGCGGCTCGCCTGTGGCAACGGCCTGCGCGGCGACATCTGGGAGGATTTCCAGGGACGCTTTGCGATTCCCCGCATCCTCGAATTCTACGCCGCGACCGAAGGCAATTTCTCGCTGTTCAACGTTGAGGGGCAGCCCGGCGCAATCGGCCGCATCCCGCCGCTGCTCGCACATCGCTTTCCCGCTGGCCTCGTCAAGCTCGATCCCGACAGCGGCGCGCCGCTGCGCAATGAAGAGGGCTATTGTGTCGCCTGCGCCCGCGGCGAGGCCGGCGAAGCCATCGGCCGCATCGGCACGGCCGACCAGGGCGGCGGCCGCTTCGAGGGCTATACCGACGCTGGCGAAACCGAGAAGAAGATCCTTCGCGACGTCTTTGCCAAGGGCGATGCCTGGTTCCGCACCGGCGATCTGATGCGGCTCGACGACAAGGGATTCTTTCATTTCGTCGATCGTATCGGCGACACCTTCCGCTGGAAGGGCGAGAACGTCGCGACCTCCGAGGTCAACGACGCCGTGCGCGATTTCACCGGCATCGTGGACGCCACCACTTACGGCGTCAGCATTCCCGGCGCCGATGGCCGCGCCGGCATGAGCGCGATTGTCGTGAACGAAGGTTTTGATACCGCGGCATTGCCCGCGCATCTCGCCCGGCGCTTGCCGGCCTACGCGCGGCCCCTCTTCCTTCGCATCTCGCACGAGCTCGATGCGACCGAGACGTTCAAGCAGAAGAAGGGCGATCTCGCGCAGGAGGGGTTTGATCCGAACACAATCGCCGATCCGCTGTTCATGCTCGATCCGACATCCGGCGCCTATGTCGCGCTCGATGCCGGGGCATATGCGCGGATCGTGGACGGCACGATCAGGCTGTAG
- a CDS encoding Bug family tripartite tricarboxylate transporter substrate binding protein, with protein sequence MITKRHFLQTAACAAAALAAPRAFALSNPSYPSRSVKWVVPYAPGGATDVLSRLLCQRLSDRLGQTFVVENKPGAGSNIGTQAVITSAPDGYTLLLTSTANAINASFDPALPYDFAKGIAPVAGVARIPLVLVVNNDLPVKSVTDFIAYAKANPGKMSIASSGIGTSLHLSGELFKSLAGVQFTHVPYRGSAPGLTDVMSGQIQGMFDNVTSSFELVRAGKLRALGVTTRERSEILPDVPSIADTLAGYETSSFYGVGAPHDTPREIVDLLNREIDAALSDAEIKARIAELGAIPLHGNATEFGGMLTAETDRWRKVVELSGIKKE encoded by the coding sequence ATGATCACCAAGCGACATTTCCTACAGACCGCAGCCTGCGCCGCTGCGGCGCTTGCCGCGCCGCGTGCCTTTGCGCTGAGCAACCCGTCCTATCCCTCGCGCAGCGTCAAATGGGTGGTGCCTTATGCCCCCGGCGGCGCCACCGACGTGCTGTCGCGGCTGCTTTGCCAGCGCCTGTCGGACCGGCTCGGCCAGACCTTCGTCGTCGAGAATAAGCCCGGCGCCGGCAGCAATATCGGCACGCAGGCCGTGATCACCTCGGCCCCCGACGGCTACACGCTGCTCTTGACTTCGACGGCAAACGCCATCAACGCCTCGTTCGATCCGGCGCTGCCGTATGATTTCGCCAAGGGCATCGCGCCGGTCGCCGGTGTTGCGCGGATTCCGCTGGTACTGGTGGTCAACAACGATCTGCCGGTGAAGAGCGTTACCGATTTCATCGCCTACGCCAAGGCCAATCCCGGCAAGATGTCGATCGCCTCCTCCGGCATCGGCACCTCGCTGCATCTGTCCGGCGAATTGTTCAAGTCGCTCGCCGGCGTGCAGTTCACCCACGTGCCGTATCGCGGCTCCGCGCCGGGCCTGACCGACGTGATGAGCGGCCAGATCCAGGGCATGTTCGACAACGTCACGTCGTCATTCGAGCTGGTGCGCGCCGGCAAGCTGCGCGCGCTGGGCGTCACCACGCGCGAGCGCTCGGAGATTTTGCCCGACGTGCCGTCGATCGCGGACACGCTTGCCGGCTACGAGACGAGCTCGTTCTATGGCGTCGGCGCCCCGCACGATACACCGCGCGAGATCGTCGACCTGCTCAATCGCGAGATCGACGCCGCGCTTTCGGATGCCGAGATCAAGGCCCGCATCGCCGAGCTCGGCGCGATCCCGCTGCACGGCAACGCGACCGAGTTCGGCGGCATGCTGACCGCGGAGACCGATCGCTGGCGCAAGGTGGTGGAGCTGTCGGGGATCAAGAAAGAATAG
- a CDS encoding DUF3551 domain-containing protein, with amino-acid sequence MRLPILTLTAIATLFVAADASAQTYDPRFPVCMHVFTSGGFGGGGDYFDCSFTSLPQCRVSASGRSASCDLNPYYAFNEPPPAPRKRHKKVY; translated from the coding sequence ATGCGCTTGCCGATCCTGACCCTCACCGCGATTGCGACGCTGTTCGTCGCGGCAGATGCCAGCGCCCAGACCTATGATCCGCGCTTCCCGGTGTGCATGCACGTGTTTACCTCCGGCGGCTTTGGCGGTGGCGGAGACTATTTCGATTGCTCCTTCACCTCGCTGCCGCAGTGCCGGGTCTCGGCCTCGGGCCGGTCCGCCAGCTGTGACCTCAATCCCTATTACGCCTTCAACGAGCCGCCGCCTGCGCCGCGCAAGCGCCACAAGAAGGTGTACTGA
- a CDS encoding type II toxin-antitoxin system VapC family toxin: MTLYMLDTNIISDLIKNPQGRVAERIDAVGDTNICTSIVVAAELRYGCVKSGSLRLKTAVDDLLEQMDVLPLGAPADVAYGSIRSALEAAGSIIGGNDLLIAAHARAMGAIVVTANTGEFNRVHGLQVENWLA; encoded by the coding sequence GTGACGCTCTATATGCTCGACACCAACATCATATCCGATTTGATCAAGAACCCTCAGGGACGAGTCGCCGAACGAATTGACGCTGTCGGCGACACCAACATTTGTACCAGCATTGTTGTTGCCGCAGAGCTTCGCTACGGATGTGTCAAGAGCGGATCATTGAGGCTCAAAACGGCCGTCGACGATCTGCTGGAGCAGATGGATGTACTGCCGCTCGGCGCTCCTGCTGACGTCGCGTACGGTAGCATCCGTTCGGCGCTTGAAGCGGCAGGCTCGATTATCGGCGGCAATGACCTGCTTATCGCGGCCCATGCACGTGCGATGGGTGCCATCGTCGTGACTGCAAATACGGGCGAGTTCAATCGGGTGCATGGTTTGCAGGTCGAAAACTGGTTGGCCTAA
- a CDS encoding nuclear transport factor 2 family protein — MDQTLLDRLAIRDLVENWAVWRDAGNWERFATVWHEEGWMSATWFQGPARDFIRVSQEGFAKGVRILHFLGGTSIDLAGARAIAQTKMTISQRASVHDVLCDVVCTGRFYDFLEKRQGAWGIVRRQPIYEKDRIDPVDPAAMLRLDQKALAVLPEGYRHLAYMQELIGYKVKRDMPGLTGAEVEKLYGEGRDWLAGKMVD, encoded by the coding sequence ATGGACCAGACGTTGCTCGATCGCCTCGCCATCCGCGACCTCGTCGAGAACTGGGCGGTGTGGCGCGATGCCGGGAACTGGGAGCGATTTGCCACCGTCTGGCACGAGGAGGGCTGGATGTCCGCCACCTGGTTTCAGGGGCCGGCGCGGGATTTCATTCGCGTCAGTCAGGAGGGGTTTGCCAAAGGCGTGCGCATCCTGCATTTCCTCGGCGGCACCAGCATCGATCTTGCCGGCGCGCGCGCCATTGCGCAGACCAAGATGACGATCTCGCAGCGCGCAAGCGTGCATGACGTGCTCTGTGACGTCGTCTGCACCGGTCGGTTCTACGATTTCCTGGAGAAGCGGCAGGGCGCGTGGGGCATCGTCCGCCGCCAGCCGATCTACGAGAAGGACCGGATTGACCCGGTCGACCCTGCCGCGATGCTTCGCCTCGACCAGAAGGCGCTCGCCGTACTCCCCGAAGGCTACCGCCACCTCGCCTACATGCAGGAGCTGATCGGCTACAAGGTCAAGCGCGACATGCCGGGCCTGACCGGCGCCGAGGTCGAGAAGCTCTATGGCGAGGGGCGGGATTGGCTGGCGGGGAAGATGGTGGACTGA